A single window of Anaerocolumna chitinilytica DNA harbors:
- a CDS encoding HAD family hydrolase has protein sequence MIKGILFDKDGTLIEFRDYWHMVVSRLFALLEKEYQVKPETVLLLKKISGYLAEGFQKESMIQYASTSQIIDSWYNIIKEAEGGILEREKLFFLFEEVALSEDIIIHSLPGVDRLLSYLKKKGYLLGVATSDSRRSTVHSLKCTGLLDYFDYIGCNEGDTQTKPSPQMAFTFCGLAEIKTEELLIVGDSITDLEFAENAGAAFAGLLTEYNDRARMEMLAPVTVTVIDEIIEKYHL, from the coding sequence ATGATAAAAGGAATTTTGTTTGATAAGGACGGAACCTTGATTGAATTCAGGGATTACTGGCACATGGTAGTATCCAGGTTATTTGCCCTTTTGGAAAAGGAATATCAGGTTAAGCCAGAAACGGTGCTTTTATTAAAGAAGATTTCCGGTTATCTGGCAGAAGGCTTTCAGAAGGAGAGTATGATACAATACGCTTCTACTTCCCAAATTATAGACAGTTGGTATAATATTATTAAGGAAGCCGAGGGGGGAATCCTGGAAAGAGAGAAGCTCTTTTTCTTATTTGAAGAAGTCGCTCTTTCGGAAGATATCATTATTCACAGCCTGCCGGGTGTAGACAGACTGTTGTCCTATCTGAAAAAGAAAGGCTACCTGCTAGGAGTAGCAACGTCAGACAGCAGAAGATCCACTGTTCATTCTCTTAAATGTACCGGACTGTTGGATTACTTTGACTATATTGGCTGCAACGAAGGCGATACCCAGACCAAGCCATCTCCTCAGATGGCATTTACTTTTTGTGGCCTGGCTGAGATAAAGACAGAAGAATTGCTTATAGTAGGGGATAGTATAACGGATTTAGAATTTGCTGAAAATGCCGGAGCTGCTTTTGCGGGTTTACTGACGGAATATAATGACAGAGCAAGGATGGAAATGTTAGCCCCTGTGACGGTGACGGTTATTGATGAAATTATAGAAAAATATCATTTATAA
- a CDS encoding CehA/McbA family metallohydrolase, with product MTREIHITGNVTPVFFEIDKPKDSLWVKIETEEKQPMTIALFNPAGIFCGNVTPGIGSFIREIYISRNICTLTGLKHELQGGRYSLFILFGESLEEESYSVILSVETDVTKHYASHYCQQEKDNENMSFETLNNREERYYKGDFHGHTIFSDGHNNMEEAAEILSSQKMDFMAFTEHNGIAFGESPSTCLLIPSMELTLPIGHMNIHGIKSDKALYELLCALTAEAGLMEEQTNVSYDDIWRGALAFFRDKSNLSLNHMFLTPWEFCKEDCDLTGLNTIEVICDPTYPDSPSANDKAVAFMDFLWNKGQRLYGIGGSDSHNRKEELYENSKEPSIYGDPATYVFCRGLSVDNLINGMKRGNCYTARYVELDISIGQGRYLPGDEITGTEEIEYRVTVHNVIKPMYGVFLLNGGIVKKEALEEGSEMIYCINPKEDWWLRFGIYDIEGHAICYVNPVYRGCIQQNLKTDYKLLMEEFCEQYDKRNFV from the coding sequence ATGACTAGAGAAATCCATATTACCGGGAATGTTACACCGGTTTTCTTTGAAATTGATAAGCCAAAAGATAGTCTTTGGGTTAAGATAGAAACAGAGGAAAAGCAGCCTATGACTATAGCTTTATTTAATCCGGCAGGAATATTTTGCGGAAATGTTACACCTGGAATAGGAAGCTTTATCCGTGAAATCTACATATCAAGGAACATATGCACCTTGACGGGTTTAAAACATGAACTGCAGGGAGGAAGGTATAGTCTTTTTATCCTTTTTGGTGAAAGTCTTGAAGAAGAGAGCTATTCAGTCATATTATCTGTGGAAACGGATGTGACAAAACACTATGCTTCCCATTATTGTCAACAGGAAAAAGATAACGAGAATATGTCATTTGAAACCCTTAATAATAGGGAAGAGCGATATTATAAAGGAGATTTCCATGGACATACCATATTTTCCGATGGACATAACAATATGGAAGAAGCGGCAGAGATCCTGTCGAGTCAGAAGATGGATTTTATGGCTTTTACAGAGCACAATGGGATAGCTTTTGGAGAAAGTCCTTCTACCTGCCTGCTGATACCCTCTATGGAACTGACGCTTCCCATTGGTCATATGAATATCCACGGGATAAAATCGGATAAGGCGCTCTACGAGCTGCTTTGTGCGTTAACCGCAGAGGCTGGGCTGATGGAAGAGCAAACGAATGTAAGTTATGATGATATTTGGAGGGGAGCTCTTGCTTTCTTCCGGGATAAGTCGAACTTATCCTTAAACCATATGTTTCTTACTCCCTGGGAGTTTTGCAAAGAGGACTGTGACCTGACAGGATTGAATACAATCGAAGTAATATGTGACCCTACCTACCCGGATTCACCTTCAGCCAATGATAAAGCTGTAGCATTTATGGACTTTTTATGGAATAAGGGACAGCGTTTGTATGGTATTGGAGGCAGCGACAGTCATAACCGCAAGGAGGAACTTTATGAGAATTCCAAAGAGCCCTCTATTTACGGAGATCCGGCGACTTACGTTTTCTGCAGAGGATTATCGGTTGATAATCTGATAAATGGTATGAAAAGAGGTAACTGCTATACGGCAAGGTATGTGGAGTTAGATATTTCTATCGGCCAAGGCAGATATCTGCCGGGAGATGAGATAACAGGGACTGAGGAAATTGAATACAGGGTAACAGTTCATAATGTGATAAAGCCTATGTATGGAGTATTTCTGCTAAATGGCGGGATAGTAAAGAAAGAGGCTTTAGAGGAAGGTTCTGAAATGATATACTGTATAAATCCGAAGGAGGATTGGTGGCTTCGGTTTGGAATTTATGATATAGAAGGACACGCCATCTGTTATGTGAATCCTGTTTATAGAGGCTGTATACAACAAAACCTGAAGACAGATTATAAATTACTAATGGAGGAATTTTGTGAGCAGTATGATAAAAGGAATTTTGTTTGA
- a CDS encoding DeoR/GlpR family DNA-binding transcription regulator, with the protein MNNKVEIRRREISRLIRKEGEVTVTDMARHFGVTMETIRSDFDYLAEQEGFVRGHGNLSREEKKTFNDHYLFHERQLLQREEKQDICKRAANLIMDGDCIYLDSGSTVTYLLPELIEKKGLTIVTNSIACLLGFIMGKYQEAYKEQGHRFLFLGGEVEPNIRMTYGIFFEQSVAEISYDKLFFSVDALDMEFGCSNVDYQAYSTIKPLFRQAKERILLADSSKFNRKAAYRVAGWKEIDSFITGRELTENWRLFFENQHITYYLT; encoded by the coding sequence ATGAACAATAAGGTTGAGATTAGGAGAAGAGAAATCAGCCGGCTTATCAGAAAGGAAGGCGAGGTTACCGTAACAGATATGGCAAGACATTTTGGCGTAACAATGGAGACCATTCGAAGCGACTTTGATTACCTGGCTGAACAGGAAGGCTTTGTGAGAGGGCATGGTAACCTGTCCAGAGAGGAAAAAAAGACGTTTAATGACCATTATCTGTTTCATGAACGTCAGCTTCTGCAAAGAGAAGAAAAGCAGGATATCTGTAAAAGGGCTGCCAATCTGATAATGGATGGAGACTGTATCTATCTGGATTCCGGTTCTACTGTAACCTATCTTCTACCGGAGCTGATAGAAAAAAAGGGACTTACAATAGTTACAAATTCCATAGCATGTCTTTTGGGCTTTATCATGGGAAAATATCAGGAAGCTTATAAGGAACAGGGACACCGCTTTCTTTTTCTGGGGGGAGAGGTAGAACCTAATATTCGTATGACCTATGGTATTTTCTTTGAGCAATCTGTTGCGGAAATATCCTATGATAAATTGTTTTTTTCTGTGGATGCCCTGGATATGGAATTTGGCTGCAGCAATGTGGACTATCAAGCCTATTCAACAATAAAACCTCTATTCAGACAAGCAAAGGAAAGGATTCTTCTGGCAGATAGCAGTAAATTTAACCGAAAAGCAGCTTACCGGGTTGCTGGCTGGAAGGAGATCGACTCCTTTATCACCGGAAGAGAGTTAACTGAGAATTGGAGACTCTTTTTCGAAAACCAGCATATAACTTATTATCTGACATAA
- a CDS encoding GDSL-type esterase/lipase family protein, with the protein MVLTETKLNDEKADKVKHYSILNKYVKKGKVVFTGSSLMEQFPIYEFLLDYDIKETIYNRGVSGFTSSEMILALDTLIFELEPRKIFINIGTNDLSSPDYKVEELIGRYEYILDQIKSRLPETRVYVMAYYPCNCDYDFGNEAAREWVRQRPNAKVIEANEALEAMAKLYQVRYIDINKNLYDKDNNLKSEYSIEGVHMYANGYRAVLDDLMEYVKEDM; encoded by the coding sequence ATGGTATTGACAGAAACAAAATTAAACGATGAAAAAGCAGATAAGGTAAAGCATTACAGTATACTGAATAAGTATGTTAAGAAAGGAAAAGTAGTATTCACCGGTTCTTCCTTAATGGAACAATTTCCAATCTATGAATTCCTGCTGGACTACGATATAAAGGAAACGATTTATAACAGAGGGGTCAGTGGCTTTACTTCCTCGGAAATGATATTGGCATTGGATACCTTAATTTTTGAACTGGAGCCTAGAAAGATATTTATTAATATTGGTACAAATGATCTTAGTTCACCGGATTATAAAGTAGAGGAATTAATTGGCCGCTATGAATATATTCTGGACCAGATTAAGTCAAGGCTTCCTGAAACGAGAGTGTATGTAATGGCTTATTATCCCTGCAACTGTGATTATGATTTCGGTAATGAAGCAGCCAGAGAATGGGTCAGACAAAGACCGAATGCAAAGGTCATTGAGGCGAATGAAGCCCTGGAAGCTATGGCAAAGCTTTATCAGGTAAGATATATTGATATAAACAAAAATTTATATGATAAAGATAACAATCTTAAAAGTGAGTATTCCATAGAAGGTGTACATATGTATGCGAATGGATACCGTGCGGTTCTCGATGATCTAATGGAGTATGTAAAAGAAGATATGTAG
- a CDS encoding AEC family transporter — MSIGLILLRQIIIMFLFMAVGFLLYKNNKISLQGNRELGTLLLYIILPASIIKSYLTEFTREKLIGLLLSLCMAVLALAVAILVSRIAFGNRHKVEHFSAAFSNAGFIGIPLVKAVVGEEGIFYLAAFVALLNILQWTYGVAVMSGKREAISKEKLLKNPIVIALGVGLIFFFLPLQVPAILSDSLTMVANMTAPVAMIILGVYLGQMEGKELLHGKEAFLCTFLRLVIIPLLTFGVLSLFPEEYFSIKLAVLTAAAAPVGSNVAIFAQLNGLRYTEAVKNVTVSTIVSIVTMPAILSIAAICWK; from the coding sequence ATGTCAATAGGCTTGATATTACTCAGGCAGATTATTATTATGTTTTTATTTATGGCAGTTGGATTTCTTTTGTACAAAAATAATAAAATAAGCCTGCAGGGAAACCGGGAGCTTGGAACATTACTTTTGTATATAATTCTTCCGGCATCTATCATCAAGTCCTATCTCACGGAATTTACCAGAGAGAAGCTGATAGGATTGCTGCTGTCTTTATGTATGGCGGTGCTGGCTCTGGCAGTGGCAATACTGGTTTCCAGGATAGCCTTCGGGAATAGGCATAAAGTGGAGCATTTTAGTGCAGCCTTCTCCAATGCCGGATTCATTGGCATTCCTCTGGTGAAGGCGGTAGTAGGAGAAGAGGGTATCTTTTATCTGGCAGCTTTTGTAGCACTGCTAAATATCTTGCAATGGACCTATGGAGTGGCGGTTATGAGCGGGAAAAGAGAAGCAATTTCGAAAGAAAAACTTCTTAAAAATCCAATCGTAATAGCTCTTGGAGTCGGATTGATATTCTTTTTTCTGCCTTTGCAGGTGCCTGCAATTCTGTCTGACAGCCTGACCATGGTGGCAAATATGACAGCACCGGTGGCAATGATAATCCTTGGGGTTTACTTAGGTCAGATGGAGGGAAAAGAACTGCTTCATGGAAAAGAAGCATTCTTGTGTACCTTTCTCCGTTTGGTTATCATTCCGTTGTTAACCTTTGGGGTCTTAAGCCTGTTTCCGGAGGAATATTTCTCGATTAAGCTGGCGGTTCTGACCGCGGCAGCAGCACCGGTGGGCTCCAACGTTGCTATCTTTGCCCAGTTAAACGGATTAAGATATACAGAAGCCGTAAAGAATGTAACAGTAAGTACAATAGTTAGCATTGTAACCATGCCGGCAATTTTAAGTATAGCTGCAATATGTTGGAAATAA
- a CDS encoding LysR family transcriptional regulator has product MTFKQLQFFRKTAELENISRAAKELFVAQPALSKSIKDLEAELKYPLFDRNGKKISLNQNGRILYKHVQLVQNNLLQLEQELINANTPGSHTAAISIRVASKLLPDILRTFYTKYPDYNLKVYQLGNNPSSLPPFDVIIDSAPRSSSLSFNSVKLLEEKILLALPPSHPLAYKEHILLSDLTGYPCSLLNESYSLGKLLHTKMDELRFTPNIIFESDNPHMIRDFLALQLTYSFVPEKTWNIKNDFPQLLLREVDDFTCSREIYLSYLKKEYAVLAARAFTAHVKEYFQKL; this is encoded by the coding sequence ATGACTTTTAAGCAGCTTCAATTTTTTCGGAAAACGGCAGAGCTTGAGAATATCTCCCGAGCGGCGAAGGAGCTTTTCGTAGCACAACCGGCCTTGAGTAAATCCATCAAGGACCTGGAAGCGGAGTTAAAGTATCCTCTATTTGACCGAAACGGTAAAAAGATATCCCTTAACCAAAACGGCCGAATTCTCTATAAACATGTTCAGCTGGTACAAAACAACCTGCTGCAGTTGGAGCAGGAACTTATAAATGCAAATACTCCGGGGTCTCATACCGCGGCTATTTCTATCCGCGTGGCTTCCAAACTCCTGCCGGATATTCTAAGGACTTTCTACACCAAATATCCGGATTACAACTTAAAAGTATATCAGCTTGGCAATAATCCTTCATCTCTTCCTCCTTTTGATGTTATTATAGATTCTGCACCAAGAAGTTCTTCTCTGTCATTCAACAGTGTAAAATTATTGGAGGAAAAGATTCTATTAGCCCTGCCTCCCTCTCACCCATTGGCATACAAAGAACATATTCTGCTATCTGACCTTACCGGTTATCCCTGTTCATTACTGAATGAAAGCTACTCTCTCGGTAAATTACTGCATACTAAGATGGATGAACTCCGTTTTACACCAAATATTATTTTTGAGAGTGACAACCCCCATATGATCCGGGACTTTTTAGCTCTTCAACTCACCTATTCTTTTGTACCAGAGAAGACATGGAACATAAAAAATGACTTCCCTCAGTTACTTTTAAGGGAAGTCGATGATTTTACCTGCAGCCGGGAGATTTATCTCTCCTATCTGAAAAAAGAATATGCCGTATTAGCAGCCAGAGCTTTTACAGCACATGTGAAGGAGTACTTTCAGAAACTATGA
- the pcp gene encoding pyroglutamyl-peptidase I has translation MKILVTGFEAFHGEEINPSEEIIKALAESANEKLHTLVLPVEFKEAEKKLEEAVIRIQPEAIISLGQAAGREGITLERVAINVDDAKFPDNIGYQPIDTPIREEGQAAYFTTLPVKKMLDYLRANQIEARISNTAGTYVCNHVMYHALFLAETRYHSMKAGFVHVPYIKAQVMEKENAPYMELSDMIRAVEFLIRYLEENDSAHSF, from the coding sequence ATGAAGATTTTAGTAACAGGCTTTGAAGCCTTTCACGGAGAAGAGATAAATCCTTCTGAAGAAATAATAAAAGCACTGGCAGAAAGTGCGAATGAGAAGCTGCATACCCTGGTACTTCCGGTAGAGTTCAAAGAGGCAGAGAAAAAGTTAGAAGAGGCGGTTATACGTATTCAGCCGGAGGCTATTATTTCTCTTGGGCAGGCAGCAGGCAGAGAGGGTATCACCCTGGAGAGAGTAGCAATTAATGTAGATGACGCAAAATTCCCGGACAATATAGGATATCAGCCCATAGATACCCCTATCAGAGAGGAAGGTCAGGCTGCTTATTTTACTACCCTTCCGGTGAAGAAGATGTTGGATTATCTTAGAGCTAACCAGATAGAGGCACGGATATCCAATACCGCCGGTACTTATGTATGTAATCATGTGATGTATCACGCCTTATTTCTGGCAGAAACCAGATATCACTCTATGAAGGCCGGATTTGTTCATGTGCCTTATATAAAAGCTCAGGTAATGGAGAAAGAAAATGCCCCTTATATGGAGCTAAGTGACATGATCAGAGCTGTTGAATTCTTAATCCGGTACTTGGAAGAGAATGACAGCGCTCATAGTTTCTGA